The Arthrobacter sp. NicSoilC5 genome has a window encoding:
- a CDS encoding malonic semialdehyde reductase, whose translation MTIAHEEAVIDSAAVDAIFAQARTANSFTGEVTEEQAQAIYELTKFGPTAFNSQPLRVTYVRSAEARATLVDALSRGNQAKTASAPLVAILSYDTDWAGKWDNFLPGYNAPKAMYDADPALAAATGNNNAHLQAGYFILAVRSLGFAAGPMTGADFAAIDAAFFPAGDQKSFLVVNIGQPGEEAWGEAKPKFSYGEAVRTV comes from the coding sequence ATGACCATTGCCCACGAAGAAGCGGTTATCGATTCGGCAGCCGTCGACGCCATCTTTGCCCAGGCCCGCACCGCCAACTCGTTCACCGGTGAGGTGACCGAGGAGCAGGCCCAGGCCATCTACGAGCTCACCAAGTTCGGCCCCACCGCGTTCAACTCCCAGCCGCTGCGCGTCACCTACGTCCGCTCGGCCGAGGCCCGCGCCACCCTGGTGGATGCCCTGTCCCGCGGCAACCAGGCCAAGACGGCCTCCGCCCCGCTCGTGGCAATCCTCAGCTACGACACTGACTGGGCCGGCAAGTGGGACAACTTCCTCCCCGGCTACAACGCCCCCAAGGCCATGTACGACGCCGATCCGGCCCTGGCCGCCGCCACGGGCAACAACAACGCCCACCTGCAGGCCGGCTACTTCATCCTGGCTGTCCGATCGCTCGGCTTCGCCGCCGGCCCCATGACGGGCGCCGACTTCGCCGCGATCGACGCTGCCTTCTTCCCGGCCGGCGACCAGAAGAGCTTCCTGGTGGTCAACATCGGCCAGCCCGGTGAGGAAGCCTGGGGCGAGGCCAAGCCCAAGTTCTCCTACGGCGAGGCCGTCCGCACCGTCTAA
- the pgm gene encoding phosphoglucomutase (alpha-D-glucose-1,6-bisphosphate-dependent) encodes MASRAGTVAQPQDLVDITALLDAYYDIAPDLSDPGQRVVFGTSGHRGSSLKASFNEQHIVAITQAIVEYRAAQGVTGPLFLAKDTHALSEPAQNSALEVLAANGVQVLVDARHGYTPTPALSHAILTYNRKAAPGAPQADGIVVTPSHNPPADGGFKYNPPHGGPADSDATGWIANRANELLENGLRGVKRIPLGDAQSADTTGKFDFLSSYVDDLPSVLNLDAIREAGVRIGADPMGGASVDYWGEIAERHHLDLTVVNPTVDPQWAFMTLDWDEKIRMDCSSPSAMASLIQRMAAGGSTFDVATGNDADADRHGIVTPDGGLMNPNHYLAVAIDYLYRNRSGWNPASVVGKTLVSSSIIDRVAQSLGRKLVEVPVGFKWFVPGLLSGEGAFGGEESAGASFNKLDGSVWTTDKDGILLALLASEITAVTGKSPSQLYKGLTDQFGAPVYARIDAAATREQKAKLGKLSAADVTATSLAGEEITAKLTEAPGNGAPIGGLKVVTENAWFAARPSGTEDVYKIYAESFKGEEHLKQVQAEAKALVDSVIA; translated from the coding sequence ATGGCTAGCCGCGCGGGTACAGTTGCCCAACCCCAGGACCTTGTTGACATCACTGCGCTCCTTGACGCGTATTACGACATCGCGCCGGACCTCAGTGATCCCGGCCAGCGCGTGGTGTTCGGGACATCCGGGCACCGGGGATCCAGCCTTAAGGCCTCCTTCAACGAGCAGCACATCGTGGCCATCACCCAGGCCATCGTGGAGTACCGGGCGGCGCAGGGCGTCACCGGTCCGCTGTTCCTGGCCAAGGACACCCACGCACTGAGCGAGCCGGCACAGAACTCGGCCCTCGAGGTCCTCGCCGCCAACGGCGTCCAGGTGCTGGTCGATGCCCGGCACGGCTACACCCCCACGCCGGCACTGAGCCACGCCATCCTCACCTACAACCGGAAGGCGGCGCCCGGGGCCCCGCAGGCTGACGGCATCGTGGTGACGCCCAGCCACAACCCGCCGGCCGACGGCGGCTTCAAGTACAACCCCCCGCACGGCGGCCCGGCTGACTCGGACGCCACGGGCTGGATCGCCAACCGGGCCAATGAGCTGCTGGAAAACGGCCTGCGCGGCGTGAAGCGGATTCCGCTGGGCGACGCGCAGTCCGCGGACACCACCGGAAAGTTCGATTTCCTCTCCAGCTACGTGGACGATCTTCCGTCCGTCCTGAACCTGGACGCCATCCGCGAGGCCGGCGTCCGGATCGGCGCCGACCCCATGGGCGGGGCCTCCGTGGACTACTGGGGCGAGATCGCCGAGCGCCACCACCTGGACCTCACCGTGGTGAACCCCACGGTGGATCCGCAGTGGGCGTTCATGACCCTGGACTGGGACGAGAAGATCCGGATGGACTGCTCATCGCCGTCCGCCATGGCATCGCTGATCCAGCGGATGGCTGCCGGCGGATCCACCTTCGATGTCGCCACCGGCAATGACGCCGACGCCGACCGCCACGGCATCGTCACCCCTGACGGCGGACTGATGAACCCCAACCACTACCTCGCCGTAGCCATCGACTACCTTTACCGCAACCGCAGCGGCTGGAACCCGGCCTCGGTGGTGGGCAAGACCCTGGTGTCCTCCTCCATCATCGACCGCGTGGCGCAGAGCCTGGGCCGCAAGCTCGTGGAGGTCCCGGTGGGCTTCAAATGGTTCGTCCCCGGCCTGCTGTCCGGTGAAGGCGCGTTCGGCGGCGAGGAATCCGCCGGCGCCTCCTTCAACAAGCTGGACGGCAGCGTGTGGACCACGGACAAGGACGGCATCCTGCTGGCCCTGCTGGCGTCCGAGATCACCGCGGTCACGGGCAAGTCCCCGTCGCAGCTGTACAAGGGCCTGACCGACCAGTTCGGCGCCCCCGTCTACGCCCGGATCGACGCCGCCGCAACACGTGAGCAGAAGGCAAAGCTGGGCAAGCTGTCCGCCGCGGACGTCACTGCCACCTCACTGGCCGGCGAAGAGATCACCGCCAAGCTCACCGAGGCCCCCGGCAACGGCGCACCCATCGGCGGCCTGAAGGTGGTCACGGAGAACGCCTGGTTCGCGGCCCGCCCGTCCGGCACCGAGGACGTGTACAAGATCTACGCCGAGTCCTTCAAGGGCGAGGAGCACCTGAAGCAGGTGCAGGCGGAGGCCAAGGCGCTGGTGGACAGCGTTATCGCCTAG
- a CDS encoding cytosine permease produces MAGGSTAVEARSIDMIPPGERHGHPRGQFTLWFGANAQITAIVDGALAVVFGADAFWAIVGLLVGNVLGGAVMALHSAQGPKLGLPQMISSRAQFGVYGAVIPLALVILMYVGFASTGTVLSGQAINLMLGVDTPAVGILIFGAATALLAVLGYKYIHALGRIATVLGLAGFLYLTVAVVTKFDVTQVMMVKGFEWPTFLTAIALGAGWQLTFGPYVADYSRYLPADTSERKTFWYTFAGSVGGAQWAMTLGALAGGLSAAKLGGDFLKNQVGYMGDLAGGGLIAIFIYLMIVTGKLTVNCLNAYGAFMCGVTISTAVNRRDTVSKAVRIAFIVAVIGASVLIALFASKDFLNLFKNFVLLLLMVFTPWSVINLVDYYKISRDRLDIPALYNPDGRYGRWNAAALVSYGIGVVIQVPFLAQSLYTGPVTKLLGGADISWLVGIVATLAIYYPWAKATNRAPAASIYPDRPLEVPAPEAVKG; encoded by the coding sequence ATGGCCGGAGGCAGTACCGCCGTAGAGGCACGTTCGATCGACATGATCCCGCCGGGTGAGCGCCACGGCCACCCGCGGGGCCAGTTCACGCTGTGGTTCGGCGCCAACGCGCAGATCACCGCCATCGTGGATGGCGCCCTCGCGGTGGTATTCGGGGCGGATGCCTTCTGGGCCATCGTGGGCCTGCTGGTGGGCAACGTGCTGGGCGGCGCCGTCATGGCCCTCCACTCTGCCCAGGGCCCCAAACTGGGGCTGCCCCAAATGATCTCCAGCCGCGCCCAGTTCGGCGTCTACGGAGCGGTGATCCCGCTGGCGCTGGTCATCCTGATGTACGTGGGGTTCGCCTCCACGGGCACCGTCCTCTCGGGGCAGGCCATCAACCTCATGCTGGGAGTGGACACTCCCGCCGTCGGGATCCTCATCTTCGGTGCCGCCACCGCCCTGCTGGCCGTCCTGGGCTACAAGTACATCCATGCGCTGGGCCGCATCGCCACCGTGCTGGGCCTGGCCGGGTTCCTGTACCTGACAGTCGCCGTCGTCACCAAGTTCGATGTCACCCAGGTGATGATGGTCAAGGGCTTCGAATGGCCCACCTTCCTGACCGCCATTGCCCTTGGTGCGGGCTGGCAGCTGACCTTCGGCCCGTACGTGGCCGACTACTCCCGCTACCTCCCGGCCGACACCTCGGAGCGCAAGACGTTCTGGTACACCTTCGCGGGCTCGGTGGGCGGCGCGCAGTGGGCCATGACCCTGGGTGCACTGGCCGGCGGCCTGTCCGCCGCCAAACTCGGCGGGGACTTCCTGAAGAACCAGGTGGGGTACATGGGAGACCTTGCCGGCGGCGGCCTGATCGCCATCTTCATCTACCTGATGATCGTCACGGGCAAGCTGACCGTGAACTGCCTCAACGCCTACGGCGCCTTCATGTGCGGCGTCACCATCAGCACCGCCGTCAACCGCCGGGACACCGTCTCCAAAGCCGTCCGGATCGCGTTCATCGTGGCCGTCATCGGCGCCAGCGTCCTCATCGCGCTGTTCGCCAGCAAGGACTTCCTGAACCTGTTCAAGAACTTCGTGCTCCTGCTGCTCATGGTGTTCACCCCCTGGTCCGTGATCAACCTCGTGGACTACTACAAGATCTCCCGCGACCGGCTGGACATCCCGGCCCTCTACAACCCGGACGGACGTTACGGCCGCTGGAACGCCGCCGCCCTGGTCTCCTATGGAATCGGCGTCGTCATCCAGGTCCCGTTCCTGGCGCAGTCGCTGTACACCGGCCCGGTCACCAAGCTGCTGGGCGGCGCGGACATCTCCTGGCTCGTGGGGATCGTTGCCACCCTGGCCATCTACTACCCCTGGGCCAAGGCAACCAACCGCGCCCCGGCGGCGTCCATCTATCCGGACCGGCCGCTCGAGGTGCCAGCCCCCGAGGCAGTGAAGGGGTAA
- a CDS encoding GAF domain-containing protein: MAADPTGQVGWGPLPVTPEPVFDSKDVEDYLWEVTRDFMTGIKGERRGLGWAATLFRLGKARTLAASTERAREADREQCSFADGPVMEAVRTGEFVLLSDLGRDRRWPGYSSAAAGHGVQSLLSVPILTEGATSAAITLYAAAPHSFTSDDLVQSQSYAHQVSRALRVVVRTAERAEATAGLAVVQSSLILVDLAVRSLMNEYGLTREGALRFLQTQAVHHEVDLRDAALNVVAPGGVDRGGGQVPARRQETYDGVAELPRPSTAGRDFPTGKSPRKEAAAGKEPPPAAEGRTA; this comes from the coding sequence ATGGCCGCTGATCCCACGGGGCAGGTTGGCTGGGGACCGCTTCCAGTTACCCCGGAGCCGGTATTCGACAGCAAAGACGTCGAAGACTACCTCTGGGAAGTCACCCGCGACTTCATGACGGGTATCAAAGGTGAGCGCCGCGGCCTCGGCTGGGCGGCCACCCTCTTTCGCCTGGGCAAAGCACGTACCCTGGCGGCCAGCACGGAGCGGGCGCGCGAGGCCGACCGCGAACAATGCTCGTTTGCCGACGGGCCGGTCATGGAAGCCGTGCGCACCGGGGAATTCGTCCTGCTGTCCGACCTGGGCCGGGACCGGCGCTGGCCCGGTTATTCCAGCGCCGCCGCCGGCCATGGCGTGCAGTCCCTGCTTTCCGTCCCCATCCTTACCGAAGGCGCCACGAGCGCTGCCATCACCCTGTACGCAGCGGCCCCGCATTCCTTCACCAGCGATGACCTGGTGCAGAGCCAAAGCTATGCACACCAGGTTTCGCGGGCCCTGCGCGTCGTCGTCCGCACGGCGGAGCGGGCGGAGGCAACGGCCGGCCTCGCCGTCGTCCAAAGCTCCCTGATCCTGGTGGACCTGGCGGTGCGCAGCCTCATGAACGAATACGGACTCACCCGCGAGGGTGCACTGCGGTTCCTGCAGACGCAGGCGGTGCACCACGAAGTGGACTTGCGGGACGCGGCACTGAACGTTGTGGCCCCCGGCGGCGTGGACCGCGGGGGCGGGCAGGTTCCAGCGCGGCGGCAGGAAACGTACGACGGCGTGGCGGAGCTTCCGCGCCCGTCGACGGCGGGGCGGGACTTTCCAACCGGAAAGTCGCCCCGGAAGGAAGCTGCGGCGGGGAAGGAACCCCCGCCGGCGGCGGAAGGGAGGACGGCATGA
- a CDS encoding LysE/ArgO family amino acid transporter: MLTGLALIVAIGAQNAFVLRQGIRREHIGPVVAVCMAGDALLIVAGTAGIGALVTRFPGVLEVLRWAGAAYLLWFAVRSFMAAARPAALAEQAPRSRSSVIATTAALTFLNPHVYLDTVVLLGSLANQQGPDLRWTFAGGAVAGSVLWFSVLGYGARALAGVLASPRTWRWIDAAIGVLMVVLAVRLILH, from the coding sequence ATGCTGACCGGGCTGGCGCTGATCGTGGCGATCGGCGCCCAGAATGCCTTTGTGCTGCGCCAAGGTATCCGCCGGGAGCACATTGGCCCAGTGGTGGCCGTCTGCATGGCTGGTGACGCCCTGCTGATCGTGGCCGGCACGGCGGGTATCGGGGCGCTGGTCACCCGGTTCCCCGGAGTGCTGGAAGTCCTGCGCTGGGCGGGAGCCGCCTACCTGCTGTGGTTCGCGGTGCGGTCCTTTATGGCTGCGGCCAGGCCTGCCGCGCTGGCGGAACAGGCGCCCAGGTCCAGGAGTTCGGTCATCGCAACCACGGCGGCCCTGACATTCCTCAACCCGCATGTCTACCTGGACACCGTGGTGCTGCTGGGCAGCCTTGCCAACCAGCAGGGTCCTGACCTGCGCTGGACTTTCGCCGGCGGCGCCGTGGCCGGAAGCGTCCTGTGGTTTTCAGTCCTCGGGTACGGGGCGCGGGCGCTCGCAGGAGTGCTGGCAAGCCCCCGCACCTGGCGGTGGATCGACGCTGCCATCGGCGTCCTGATGGTGGTCCTGGCCGTCCGTCTGATCCTGCACTGA
- a CDS encoding LysR family transcriptional regulator ArgP, whose amino-acid sequence MNLEHLKALAAVMDEGTFEAAADLLRITPSAVSQRIKALEASVGQVLVRRRVPCTATDAGALMLRMARQVQVLEAETSAALGAGSPARAHLPVAVNADSLATWFIPVLHQAAGWEDSALDLHVEDQGYSSQLLRDGAVMGAVTSDPVPVSGCRVELLGSMRYIPVAAPALRRRFSASGRVDWAAMPVLKFNTKDTLQQQLLTGKSVPGLPPTHTVPSSQGFLAAVTAGLGWGMIPELQLTGELADGVLVRLEEDTHQDVALYWQAWALDSDRLARLGAAVRTAAGTLLQPGGGGREANGPSRAGYRRRK is encoded by the coding sequence ATGAACCTCGAGCACTTGAAAGCCCTCGCCGCCGTCATGGACGAAGGAACCTTTGAGGCCGCGGCAGACCTGCTCCGGATCACGCCGTCCGCGGTGAGCCAGCGGATCAAGGCGCTGGAAGCATCCGTGGGCCAGGTCCTGGTACGCCGCCGGGTGCCCTGTACCGCCACGGACGCCGGTGCGCTGATGCTGCGGATGGCCCGGCAGGTGCAGGTACTCGAGGCGGAAACGTCAGCAGCGCTGGGGGCGGGGTCGCCGGCACGGGCCCACCTGCCGGTGGCCGTGAACGCCGACTCGCTGGCCACGTGGTTCATTCCGGTCCTGCACCAGGCCGCGGGCTGGGAGGACTCTGCACTGGACCTCCACGTGGAGGACCAGGGCTACAGCAGCCAACTGCTCCGCGACGGTGCGGTGATGGGCGCGGTGACGTCCGACCCCGTCCCGGTCAGCGGGTGCCGCGTGGAACTGCTGGGATCCATGCGCTACATCCCGGTGGCCGCCCCCGCGCTGCGCCGCCGCTTTTCCGCCTCCGGCAGGGTGGACTGGGCGGCAATGCCGGTGCTGAAATTCAACACGAAGGACACGCTTCAGCAGCAACTGCTCACCGGAAAGAGCGTGCCTGGACTTCCCCCCACGCACACCGTGCCTTCTTCCCAGGGGTTCCTGGCAGCCGTCACGGCCGGCCTGGGCTGGGGAATGATCCCGGAGCTTCAACTCACCGGCGAACTGGCCGACGGCGTCCTGGTCCGGCTGGAGGAGGACACCCACCAGGATGTGGCCCTCTACTGGCAGGCGTGGGCCCTGGATTCAGACCGGCTCGCGCGGCTGGGCGCGGCTGTCCGGACGGCCGCCGGAACCCTGCTGCAGCCCGGGGGCGGCGGCCGGGAAGCTAACGGGCCAAGTAGGGCAGGATATAGACGGCGAAAATAA
- a CDS encoding solute carrier family 23 protein — MSMLGIKWKLHGTGKTIKPGQVVAPDERLAWPLTIGVGMQHVVAMFGATFLVPIITGMPPATTLFFSGIGTLLFLVITKGRVPSYLGSSFAFIAPITASQAQFGIPGALGGVVLAGATLALVGAVVQKFGAGWINRLMPPIVTGAIVALIGLNLAPAAKQNFDAAPITALVTLVTIILVSVLFRGILGRLSILVGVVVGYLVAMLRGEVKYDKMDAAAWIGLPHFQTPEFHIGVLGLFVPVVLVLVAENIGHVKSVAAMTGQNLDGVSGRALMADGAATVLAGFGGGSGTTTYAENIGVMAATKVYSTAAYWVAGMFAILLSFSPKFGELIATVPAGVLGGAATMLYGMIGILGVKIWVQSKVNFSNPVNLTTAAVALIIGIADYTWTIGDLKFTGIALGSAAALVIYHGMKAIAKARGTVAEPETEQGVLPPAVKSALNAAAKRAPKKR; from the coding sequence ATGAGCATGCTCGGAATCAAATGGAAGCTGCACGGCACCGGCAAAACCATCAAGCCCGGCCAGGTGGTGGCCCCGGATGAGCGGTTGGCGTGGCCCCTGACCATCGGCGTGGGCATGCAGCACGTGGTGGCAATGTTCGGCGCCACCTTCCTGGTCCCCATCATCACCGGCATGCCGCCCGCCACCACGCTGTTCTTCTCGGGCATCGGCACGCTGCTGTTCCTGGTGATCACCAAGGGCCGGGTGCCCAGCTACCTGGGCTCAAGCTTTGCGTTCATCGCTCCCATTACCGCCTCGCAGGCGCAGTTCGGGATCCCCGGAGCCCTGGGCGGCGTGGTCCTCGCCGGTGCCACGCTGGCCCTGGTGGGTGCGGTGGTGCAGAAGTTCGGCGCCGGCTGGATCAACCGGCTAATGCCGCCCATCGTCACCGGCGCCATTGTGGCGCTGATCGGGTTGAACCTGGCCCCCGCCGCGAAGCAAAACTTCGACGCCGCCCCCATCACCGCCCTGGTCACGCTCGTCACCATCATCCTGGTCAGCGTCCTGTTCCGCGGAATCCTGGGGCGGCTCAGCATCCTGGTGGGCGTGGTCGTGGGCTACCTGGTGGCCATGCTCCGCGGCGAGGTGAAGTACGACAAGATGGACGCCGCAGCGTGGATCGGCCTGCCGCACTTCCAGACCCCCGAGTTCCATATCGGCGTGCTGGGCCTGTTCGTCCCCGTGGTCCTGGTGCTGGTGGCGGAGAATATCGGCCACGTGAAGTCGGTCGCCGCCATGACGGGCCAGAACCTCGACGGCGTCTCCGGACGCGCGCTGATGGCGGACGGCGCCGCCACCGTGCTGGCCGGCTTCGGCGGCGGCTCGGGCACCACCACCTACGCGGAGAACATCGGTGTCATGGCAGCCACCAAGGTGTATTCGACGGCCGCCTACTGGGTGGCGGGCATGTTCGCCATCCTGCTCAGCTTCTCGCCGAAGTTCGGCGAACTGATTGCGACCGTCCCGGCCGGGGTGCTGGGCGGCGCGGCCACCATGCTGTACGGCATGATCGGCATCCTCGGCGTCAAGATCTGGGTGCAGAGCAAGGTGAACTTCTCCAACCCCGTCAACCTGACCACCGCCGCCGTCGCCCTGATCATCGGCATCGCCGACTACACCTGGACCATCGGGGACCTGAAGTTCACCGGCATTGCCCTGGGATCCGCCGCCGCACTGGTGATCTACCACGGCATGAAGGCCATCGCGAAGGCGCGGGGAACTGTGGCGGAGCCCGAGACGGAGCAGGGCGTCCTGCCTCCCGCGGTCAAGTCGGCGCTGAACGCGGCAGCGAAGCGGGCACCGAAGAAGCGTTGA
- a CDS encoding DUF4190 domain-containing protein, translated as MTNQPSQGPDYQRPENQPNGSPWPGYRPPAQYGQGQYGQAQYNQPQYGQAQYNQPQYGQAPYSQAQYGQPQYFGQPSYYGGTVEPKTLSIASMVCGIASVIMGWLLLPQFAAIITGHLALRREPSGKGMSITGLVLGYLCLLGYGALWLLFIIGVAVAGTAGSNTGTF; from the coding sequence ATGACCAACCAGCCGTCCCAGGGGCCCGATTACCAGCGTCCCGAAAACCAGCCCAACGGTTCGCCATGGCCCGGGTACCGGCCACCGGCCCAGTACGGGCAAGGCCAGTACGGGCAGGCCCAGTACAACCAGCCGCAGTACGGGCAGGCCCAGTACAACCAGCCGCAGTACGGACAGGCACCATATAGCCAGGCCCAGTATGGCCAGCCCCAGTATTTCGGCCAGCCGTCCTACTACGGCGGAACTGTGGAACCGAAGACCCTGAGCATCGCCAGCATGGTCTGCGGCATCGCCTCGGTCATCATGGGCTGGCTGTTGCTTCCCCAGTTCGCCGCCATCATCACCGGCCACCTGGCACTGCGCCGCGAACCCTCGGGCAAGGGGATGTCCATTACCGGCCTGGTGCTGGGCTACCTCTGCCTGCTGGGGTACGGGGCGCTCTGGCTGCTGTTCATCATTGGCGTGGCCGTCGCCGGCACCGCCGGGTCAAACACCGGCACGTTCTAA
- a CDS encoding SGNH/GDSL hydrolase family protein, which translates to MTIEKQELRSVAEGPDRHPWHRFVALGDSYTEGIGDPEPNSLGGLRGWADRVAEELADSQPDFAYANLAIRGFLLQQILDVQLAPALALKPDLIAMSGGGNDILFRHGDPDKLAEKIDEAVGILSGTGATVLLYAGPDWGDTPVFGKIRGRVAIYNEHLHRIGARHHAIMVDLWCLPELQHALMWDPDRLHLSPLGHHSVAVATLNALGVAHALKPLQPRPLPAHGWTQARAEDLVWARQYFVPWVLKQLLPRHAEGLAAKRPQPAPVFGLGRPGPFPPGHPVAGRNPGMAGGPAPEGQAA; encoded by the coding sequence ATGACCATCGAGAAGCAGGAGCTGCGCTCCGTCGCCGAAGGACCGGACAGACATCCCTGGCACCGGTTCGTTGCCCTGGGGGACTCCTACACCGAAGGAATTGGCGATCCCGAGCCGAACAGCCTGGGCGGCCTCCGTGGTTGGGCTGACCGGGTGGCCGAGGAACTCGCCGACAGCCAGCCGGACTTCGCCTACGCCAACCTGGCGATCCGGGGCTTCCTTCTGCAGCAGATCCTCGACGTGCAGCTGGCGCCGGCCCTGGCACTGAAACCCGACCTGATCGCGATGTCCGGCGGCGGTAACGACATCTTGTTCCGCCACGGCGATCCGGACAAGCTGGCGGAAAAGATCGACGAAGCTGTCGGCATCCTGTCAGGCACCGGTGCCACGGTGCTGCTCTACGCAGGTCCGGACTGGGGCGACACTCCTGTCTTCGGCAAGATCCGCGGACGCGTGGCGATCTATAACGAGCACCTGCACAGGATCGGCGCGCGGCACCACGCCATCATGGTGGACCTGTGGTGCCTGCCGGAGCTTCAGCATGCACTGATGTGGGACCCGGACCGGCTGCACCTGTCCCCGCTGGGCCATCACTCCGTGGCCGTGGCCACCCTCAATGCCCTGGGGGTAGCGCACGCCCTCAAGCCGCTCCAGCCGCGGCCGCTTCCGGCCCATGGGTGGACACAGGCCCGGGCCGAGGACCTGGTGTGGGCGCGGCAGTACTTTGTGCCCTGGGTACTGAAGCAGTTGCTTCCCCGGCATGCTGAAGGACTGGCGGCGAAGCGGCCGCAGCCGGCGCCCGTGTTTGGCCTGGGCCGCCCGGGGCCATTCCCGCCCGGGCACCCGGTGGCAGGCCGGAATCCGGGAATGGCGGGCGGCCCCGCACCGGAGGGGCAGGCAGCGTAG
- a CDS encoding nuclease-related domain-containing protein, whose product MGAGDGAAEQSRLAAERVARLKRRLDQAEHSTKAWDAGAVGERMVADKLSDLVPRGWYVLHDVHWPGRPKANLDHVLVGPGGVVVVDSKNWTGEVRVASGVLWQGRYARTQAVEGALAQCAAVASVLAPPHRRLVRPLICMAAQPDLFGVTASDVAVAGSQRVVGAIEALPAVLDQQAVVGLYEELGRQLTHEQEPGITALRNVRPGTVVRPAGALPPAGPAVPPARKTGSGDEAARARSAARHPAGRALPPREKPAGQGTSGTAGVSAKKRSARPAGPGRHGRNAKAQQHGSTSGGKLALLAAFVIFAVYILPYLAR is encoded by the coding sequence ATGGGGGCAGGAGACGGGGCAGCGGAACAGTCCAGGCTTGCTGCCGAGCGCGTTGCACGGCTGAAGCGGCGGCTGGACCAGGCCGAACATTCCACCAAGGCATGGGACGCCGGTGCGGTGGGGGAGCGGATGGTGGCCGACAAGCTCAGCGATCTGGTTCCCCGCGGCTGGTACGTACTCCACGATGTCCATTGGCCGGGCAGGCCAAAGGCAAACCTGGACCATGTCCTGGTGGGCCCGGGCGGCGTGGTGGTGGTGGATTCGAAGAACTGGACCGGTGAGGTGCGGGTGGCTTCCGGGGTGCTGTGGCAGGGCCGTTACGCGCGGACCCAGGCCGTGGAGGGCGCCCTGGCCCAGTGCGCCGCTGTCGCCTCGGTGCTGGCTCCGCCGCACCGCAGGCTGGTGCGTCCGCTCATTTGCATGGCTGCGCAGCCGGACCTTTTCGGGGTGACGGCCTCGGACGTCGCCGTGGCCGGTTCCCAGCGGGTTGTCGGGGCCATCGAGGCGTTGCCTGCCGTCCTTGACCAGCAGGCAGTCGTGGGCCTCTATGAGGAGCTGGGCCGGCAGCTTACGCATGAGCAGGAGCCGGGCATCACGGCCCTGCGCAACGTGCGCCCGGGAACGGTGGTGCGCCCGGCGGGTGCGCTGCCCCCAGCCGGCCCCGCGGTGCCCCCGGCACGTAAAACCGGCTCCGGCGACGAGGCCGCCAGGGCCCGCAGTGCAGCGCGGCACCCCGCCGGCCGGGCCCTGCCGCCACGGGAAAAACCGGCAGGCCAGGGGACCAGCGGGACGGCTGGGGTGTCGGCAAAAAAGCGGTCAGCGCGACCGGCCGGCCCGGGGCGCCACGGCCGGAACGCCAAAGCGCAGCAGCACGGCAGTACCAGCGGAGGAAAGCTGGCGCTGCTGGCTGCATTCGTTATTTTCGCCGTCTATATCCTGCCCTACTTGGCCCGTTAG
- a CDS encoding FCD domain-containing protein, translating into MEKTARLGLERVTRPRLYEQLVEQILAYIESAQLKPGDLLPAERDLAERLGVSRATLAQALVALEVLGVIDVQHGTGAVLARRPSVASVVKGLREHQSRLPEIVEARSTLEVKLAALAAERRTDQDLAAIDKALDVMAQEISDGDRGTHGDELFHRAITGAAHSSVLAQLMAFIAEMILETRMESLGQPGRPEQSLASHRKIADAVRAQDAAAAADAMLAHIELVSDVELLR; encoded by the coding sequence GTGGAGAAGACAGCACGGCTGGGCCTGGAACGCGTGACGCGGCCACGGCTGTACGAGCAGCTGGTGGAACAGATCCTTGCCTATATCGAGTCCGCCCAGCTGAAGCCCGGCGACCTGCTGCCGGCCGAGCGCGACCTTGCCGAGCGGCTGGGCGTCTCCCGCGCCACTCTCGCCCAGGCACTTGTGGCCCTTGAGGTCCTGGGCGTCATTGACGTGCAACACGGCACCGGAGCGGTCCTGGCCCGGAGGCCCAGCGTCGCCTCGGTGGTCAAGGGCCTGCGTGAACACCAGAGCCGGCTGCCGGAAATCGTGGAAGCCCGCAGCACCCTGGAAGTGAAGCTTGCCGCCCTTGCCGCGGAACGCCGGACAGACCAGGACCTCGCCGCGATCGACAAGGCCCTGGACGTCATGGCACAGGAAATCAGTGACGGCGACCGCGGCACCCACGGTGACGAGCTGTTCCACCGGGCGATCACCGGCGCAGCGCATTCGTCGGTGCTGGCACAGCTGATGGCTTTCATCGCGGAGATGATCCTGGAAACGAGGATGGAATCCCTGGGCCAGCCCGGCAGGCCGGAACAGTCGCTGGCGTCGCACCGGAAGATCGCGGATGCCGTACGTGCGCAGGACGCTGCGGCAGCGGCCGACGCCATGCTGGCGCACATCGAGCTCGTCTCCGACGTGGAGCTGCTCCGCTAG